From Carassius gibelio isolate Cgi1373 ecotype wild population from Czech Republic chromosome B23, carGib1.2-hapl.c, whole genome shotgun sequence, the proteins below share one genomic window:
- the snai1b gene encoding snail family zinc finger 1b, which translates to MAITFPSAPSSKITGHLRQTGIHTAASPDTQSRLHLKPSLEFGEDLYKMPRSFLVKKYFSNKKPNYSELESQSDQRYAVFPQCFPLDDFPTREGDSVVPTHPSMLVWTTSALPLTFTAVSPSTPSPPGPLDLSSQSSSSSSGEEDDCRTSDPPSPDPADRFQCAHCGKTCSSPAVLSLHQLTHCTAGPQTLTTAAGATSTSTRAAFHCKHCPKEYSSLGALKMHIRSHTLPCVCTTCGKAFSRPWLLRGHIRTHTGERPFSCPHCNRAFADRSNLRAHLQTHSEVKKYQCGACSRTFSRMSLLHKHTLSSCCPSA; encoded by the exons ATGGCAATAACCTTTCCATCTGCTCCGAGCTCAAAGATTACTGGACATCTGAGGCAGACTGGGATTCACACAGCAGCTTCTCCAGACACTCAGTCTAGACTTCATCTAAAGCCTTCGCTGGAGTTTGGGGAGGATCTTTACAAAATGCCACGGTCATTTCTTGTCAAGAAATATTTTTCCAACAAGAAGCCAAACTACAGTGAACTGGAGAGTCAATCTG ACCAACGCTACGCTGTCTTCCCACAATGCTTCCCTCTCGATGACTTCCCCACTAGAGAAGGTGATTCTGTGGTGCCCACCCACCCCTCCATGCTCGTGTGGACCACCAGTGCCTTACCCCTTACCTTCACAGCGGTGTCACCCAGCACCCCCTCTCCTCCCGGGCCTCTGGACCTGAGCTCTCAGTCCAGCTCCAGCAGCAGTGGAGAGGAGGACGACTGCCGTACATCTGACCCTCCCAGCCCGGACCCCGCCGACCGCTTCCAGTGCGCCCACTGTGGCAAGACCTGCAGCAGCCCGGCCGTGCTGTCTCTCCATCAGCTCACACACTGCACCGCCGGCCCACAGACGCTCACTACTGCCGCAGGAGCCACCAGCACAAGCACCAGAGCGGCCTTCCACTGCAAGCACTGTCCCAAAGAGTACAGCAGTCTGGGTGCGCTCAAGATGCACATCCGCTCCCACACGCTCCCCTGTGTGTGCACCACGTGTGGAAAGGCCTTCTCCAGACCCTGGTTACTGCGAGGACACATCCGTACACACACCG gtgaacGTCCCTTCTCATGCCCCCACTGTAACCGTGCGTTTGCGGACCGCTCAAACCTGCGCGCTCACCTGCAGACCCACTCCGAAGTGAAGAAGTACCAGTGTGGAGCGTGCTCTCGTACCTTCAGCCGCATGTCCctcctgcacaaacacacactctccagCTGCTGTCCGTCTGCCTAG